A stretch of DNA from Flavobacteriaceae bacterium MAR_2009_75:
CACCTTTTTTCACCAAATTTTTTTGATTGAAGACTTTCAAGCAATTATTACAATCACTTGAGATTTTTTCAAATTCTGTTTTTATCCATCGTCGAGCAGCGCCAATCCCCCTAGTATCAGAAATAGTATCACTTAAGGTATGCCGAGTTCCAAAATTTGCGAGAGTTGTAATATCCGCCTGTATACGATCGGCCGATATGTCATCGATAATTTTATAAATGTCTTTATCAGACTGTGAAAAGATTGATATCAAGCAGAGAAAAAATAGATGAAATAAAACTAATTTTTTTGTCATTTCTCATAATTTATTTGTGATTGCGAAGATGTATCAAGCCGAATATGGGGCCTATAGCTAAAATAACAAATGCATACTCGGCACGGAAAGTTTTCGAGAGCAGCGATATCAATTCGATACTTAAAATACTTATAATGTAACCTAAACAATTGACCAAAGTTAGCGCGGTGCCTCTTAAGTCCACAGGAACTGCCGATGCTACCATACTTGAAAATTGTGGAGAATCAGCTGCCACCATAAAGCCCCACAAAGCGAAAAGTGTCAAGTAAAGATAGGCGGGAAGATGGTAAAAAATGGGAGAGAACATACAGCACAACCCCGAGACGAGAAGGGTTAAAAATGCCACCTGTTTGCTACCATGTGTTATTGAAAAATAACCCCCTATAATACAACCCAGGCCTCCTGCTGCAATCAAAAGTGAAGTGTAAAACGGTACATAGAGTGCTTCACCAGAAATACTATTAAAAGTCGAAATGGCAAAAGGCAAGAACCCCCAAAAGGCATACAGCTCCCACATATGGCCAAAATAGCCGAAAGCAGCTTTTCTGAAATTGATAATTTTAAAAAGTTCGGGCCCCGCTTTTAATCTTAACTTTTTACCTTTTTTTCTAAATGGTCCATCAGGTACGGACAACCATAGTAGAACCCCACCCAATATTGTAAAAATTGACGTAGCTTGAACTACCGACTCATAATTGCCCCATTGTAGACTCTTTATAAAGTATGGAAGAGATTTTCCGAAAACTAGGGCACCTACTAAATATCCCATAGCTAAACCTAGACCTTTTTCATAATAGTCCGCCGCTATTTTCATTCCTATAGGATAAATACCGGCCAAGAAAAATCCCGTACCAAAACGTGCTCCTAGAAGTCCTATTTTTGAAATATCTCCCACGAGTAGTAGTATGTTACTCCCAGCGGCAAGAATAGCGCAGACCAAAAATACTTTTGATGGTGAGAAACGATCGGCAATCGTCAAAAGCGCAAAGGTCAGCGTGCCTAAAATGAAACCGAATTGTACAGAAGAAAGAATATACCCGACTAGTTCACTACCGAAACCTGTAACTTGGGCTAATTCATTTACAATCGAGTTGCCGGCAAACCATACCGATGTACAAGCAAATTGGGCAATAATAATTATGGGTAGTATATGCTTTTTGGGCTTCAATCGGGTTGGTTCAGAATGGATTTCTACTGCAATTTTAACACTTATTCAACTATGGGCGGCAACTATCATAGGTTTACTTTTTTACTTTGTCGTCAATTATGTTAGCCATTACAGTACTTTACTTGATTTAATGTGCCGATTTAAAATGGAAAGAAGCGTATCATATATTATAAATAAAAAAACGAGGACCGATAAAAGTGGCCCTCGTTAATTAAAATTGTTCTTCCTGTGAAAACTTCCGTTTTAGGGTTTACTTCATTCAATATATAAAACGGTTAAGTAAAGCTCTTACATTTTTCACACTTTCCACATAATACCTAGCATTGGTCTTTTGTCTCCCGACCTTGACGGTAATCGAGTCTTTAGGCAACTCCATAAACATAAATTCATCCGTCCAATCATCACCAATGGCAAATACAAAGTCGTAGTTCTGTTCGGCATACATACGCATGGCAGCACGGCCCTTGTTTACATTACTACTCTTTATTTCCATTACTTTATTACCATTAAGAACGCTTAAATCGTCAGTACCGATTAAACTGGTCAACACGGTATTTAGCTCAGTAGCTCTTTTTTGTCCGAAATCGGGATCTGTATTTCTATAATGCCAAGCTAGTGAATAATTCTTTTCTTCTATGAAACTTCCGGGTGTTCTATCTACAAACGATTCAAGTACTGGAAGTATTTTTTCCATCCAGTCTTTTTTAACTTTCTCCAACATTTTAAATTCTTCACCTCCCCTTGAAATCCAAACTCCATGTTCAACGATCATATTATATTTTTTGGGCAAAAACCATTTGGTAAAGGTTTCTTTATCGCGACCGCTGATCAAGAACATTTCGGTGTTTTCTTGTGATGAGATACTGTCTAAAAGCTTATACAGTTCTTCATCGGGCGAGGCCTTTTGGGGGTCTTTGTGAAAACCTGCCAGCGTACCGTCATAGTCAATGAACAATAGACGCTTGTTCGATACCTTGTAGTCATCAACTATGGTGTTCATCAAATCTACAGATAACTTTCTAGCCACATGGCTAAAGTCTTTTCCTTTTTGATTGAGTAATGAATCCATAAAATCATTGGCCCATTTTTCAACATTATAACGTGCCAATCGCTTCTGTAAAACGGTGTTTCTTTCTTGTTGTTCTTCTTTGGGCATTGTTATCGCCTCTCGAAGGGCGTCGGCCGTTTGTTCGAAATTATTTGGGTTAATTAAAAGTGCCTCGTTCATTTCATTGGCCGAACCTGCCATCTCACTTAAGATTAAGACACCGGTCTGGTCTGTTCGTGTGGCGATATATTCTTTTGCAACCAAGTTCATACCATCTCGTATGGGGGTAAGCCATGCTATATCACAGGTGGTATAGAGATCGATGAGATTCTCAAAGGGCATCGATCGATAAAAATACCAAATCGGCGTCCAGCTTACGGTAGAGAACTCACCATTTATGCGACCTACCAATTCGTCTATTTCCCGTTTTAGCAATTGATATTGGGGTACATTTGATCTTGACGGTACAGCTAAAATTATCAGTCTGACCTTTTCTTTATATTCGGGGTACTTATTTAAAAAGTATTCAAATGCATTGAGTCTTTTGGCAATGCCCTTAGTATAATCAAGCCTATCGATAGAAAGAAAAAATTTCGCTTCTGGATCTGCACTTTTATGTTTATAAAGTCTCTGTTGTAGTTCTGATTGATTATCGGACGTGGTGCTCTCGTTCTTTTTAGCGGCTTCATTAAATTTTTTATAATCAATACCCATCGGAAAAGAATCTACCTTGATAACCCTGTCGTCGAGATGAATATCATTAAAGCTCACCTCAAGGCCCAACAATCTTCTCGCCGAACTTAAAAAGTGTCTTTCATAATCATAGGTGTGAAACCCGATGAGATCGGCACCGAGCAAGCCTTCAAGAATTTGTTCTCGCCAAGGCAAGGTTCTGAATATTTCAAATGAGGGAAAAGGTATATGTAAGAAGAAGCCGATTGAAATATCAGGCTTCTTTTCCCGAACCATTTGCGGAACCAGCATCAACTGATAGTCATGAACCCAAATGGTGTCATCATCATCGGCCGCCTCTAATATGGCATCTGCGAATTTTTGGTTTACCTGTTTATAAATATCCCAATTATTGAGTTCAAATTCTGAATACTCTAAAAAGTAATGGAACAACGGCCAAACTGTGCGGTTGCTAAAACCGTAATAAAATCCATCGATTTCTTTCGAAGTTAAATTTACTTTCGAAGAACCATGTTCGCTAAGGGCTTCATCGATTTTAGGTGAAAGTTCTTCTGGTATTTCTTCATCTGTAAGCCCGCTCCAACCTATCCAAAGACTATCACCCCCTGAATGAACCGATTTCATACCGGTGGCTAATCCGCCAACACTTGGTATTGCAGTAATGTTTCCATTGCTAATTTGTAATTGAACGGGGAGTCTATTTGAGATTATTATAGTTTTGCCCATAAATTGGAATTTTTGTGTTGATTTGAACATTATTTCTCTAAATTTCGGGAAAAAGAAGGGCAATAACAATTCAGTGCCCGTATGAATCAATAATTTTATTGAATGGATAATTTAGACTATGGAATTATAGGGAATTGTAGAAGTGCAGCTCTCATCTCAAAAACTGGTAGTATAGACTGGTGCTGTTTGCCCGAATTCGATTCTTCATCGGTTTTCGCAAAATTGCTTGACGAAGAAATTGGAGGCAGCTTTAGCTTCACCGTTAACGAAAGTTATGAAGTAAAACAGCAATATATAGAACATACCGCATTATTACTGACTTCCTTTTCTGATGGGGAGAATGCTTTTGAGGTTTATGACTTCATGCCTCGCTATCACAATGTTGAAGGGGGCTATCATGCCCCACCTGAAATCGTCAGATATATAAAATTGATATCGGGCAGACCAAAATTTGTGGTAGACTATAACCCCAAATTAGAGTATGCCTTAGGTGAGACTAAAACATATGTGAAACATAATTTTGTTGCAAGTCTTACCCATGCCGAAAAATTTGATACGGTATTTTTATATACCTCGTTCAATAAGAATGCAGTAGTAGAAGGTCGAGAGATAGAGATTTGTGAAGACGGTTATTTTCTTATGGGTTATAATGAGAAAATATTTCAACCAAATACCGAGAAAATGTATTTGGAGATGGAACGTACAAAAGTGTATTGGTTGAATTGGAGCAACAATACACCGACCTATAGAAAGTATAATGCAGAGATTAGCAGAAGTGCTATTACCTTGAAACTTTTGAGTTACGATAAGTCGGGGGCTGTTTTGGCTGCGGCGACCACCTCTCTACCGGAGACTATAGGTGAAGTAAGAAATTGGGACTATCGTTTCTGTTGGATTCGTGACGCCTCGATGGTGGTAAAAGTTGTTTCTGAATTGGGCCATAAAAATATAGCCCGGCGTTATTTGCAGTTTATCATTGATTTGATTCCTGATAAGGATGAGAAGCTGCAGATCATGTACGGCATTAACAAAGAAAAAAACCTGACGGAAGAAACCTTAGACCATTTAAGTGGCTATAAAGGTTCAAAACCCGTTCGTGTTGGTAATGCGGCATACGTACAGCGTCAAAACGATATCTACGGAATTCTGATGGATGTAATTTATGAACAATTGGATAAATTCAGCACAGATATTGAGAACGGGGAGGAAATCTGGACGATTACCAAAGGTATTGTTTGGATTGTTGAAAAGCATTGGAAGGAAGCTGATAAGGGTATTTGGGAGTTTCGTTCTGAAGACAAACACTTTACTTTTTCAAAAGTATTATGTTGGACGGCCATAGACCGTGCAATTAAGGTGGCCAAAATCTTCAATAAACACCATAAAATTGATAAGTGGAAGCCCCTCCGTGATGAAATATGGGCAGATATTTATGAAAATGCTTGGAACGACGAGGTTCAGGCTTTCACACAATCATATGGTTCAAAACACTTAGATGCTTCGGTATTACTGATGGAATCTTATGGCTGTATCGATGCAAAGCACGAAAAGTTCATAAGTACAGTTGAGGCGATTGAAAAAGAGCTTAGTAATGACGGCCTTTTATACCGTTATAAAAACGAAGATGATTTTGGATTGCCCTCTTCTTCTTTCACCGTTTGCACCTTCTGGTTTGTAAATAGCCTGTTTAAGATTGGGCAGGAGGAAAAAGCTATGGAATATTTCGATAGATTGTTGAGTTATAGCAATCATCTAGGCTTATTCAGTGAAGATATCGATTTTGAAAGTAAAAGGCTATTAGGAAACTTTCCACAAGCATATTCTCACTTGGCCTTAATAGAATGTGCCATTAATTTTTCTAAGAAACATAGCGAAGAGAAAATATTGGAGTCTATGCGAGAGTAGAGCTTTATTTTGTTAAAAGTGATACATAAAAAAACCGCCCAATGGGCGGTTTTTTTATGCCTAAGCACAAGAAACACATATTTGAATTAGTCGAACGAATAGGTGTTGTCAGATGAAACCTTATCTGCTATCTGGGTTCGTAGGGCAACCACATTGGGGTTGTTTGTATATTTAGTGAACCTTTTAAGCCCCATAAGCATCATTCTTTGCTCGTCTCCTTCAGCAAAAGAGATAATTGCCTCTTTTCCTTTTCTGATAACGGTTTCGGTAGCATTGTATAAATAGAGTTTGGCCATGGCGATTTGAGTCGCTTGTGCCTCTTCGCCAAAACGTTTTGCATTTTTTTCCGTTCTTAAAATGGTGCTTTCTGCCATATACACTTCAATAAGAATATCGGATGCGGCCAACATCAACTGTTGATGGTTCTCCAATTCGGGACCGAATTTTTGAACAGCGCTTCCGGCTACCATAAGAAAGACCTTTTTTAATCTGGAAAGCAAATCTTTTTCCTCTGAAAAAAGTTCAGAAAAATCCGGAGTATCGAAAGAAGGTATACCCATAAGTTCATCGGCGACGGCAGTTGCCGGGCCCAATAGGTCTACATGACCTTTCATAGCCTTCTTGACCAACATTCCTACTGCTAGCATTCTGTTGATTTCATTGGTTCCTTCATAGATTCGGGCGATACGCGCGTCACGCCAAGCCTTTTCCATTGGTGCATCGGCACTGAAGCCCATACCTCCATAAATTTGAACACCTTCATCGGTGGTTTGCTGTACATCTTCAGAAACCGCTACTTTCAAAATAGAACATTCGATAGCGTACTCTTCAACTCCTTTTAATTCAGCTTCTTGATGTGAGTTTCCTTCCGACTGACGAATCTCGATTCTATCCTCTATATTTTTCGCAGCTCGGTAACAAGCCGATTCACCAGCGTAAGCATTCACGGCCATATCCGCGATTTTAGCTTTAATTGCACCAAAATTTATAATCGGGGTTTTGAATTGAACTCTTTCATTGGCATACTTGACACCTTCGGTTACAACGCGTCGCTGTGCTTCTAGACAGGCAGCTGCCAACTTAATTCTACCCACATTAAGAGCGTTCATGGCGATTTTAAAACCATTGCCTCTTTCAGAAAGCATATTCTCAACTGGCACTTTGGTCTCGTTAAAGAAAACTTGGCGAGTAGAGGAGGAGTGTATACCTAATTTCTTTTCTTCTTCTCCTAAGCTTATTCCATTTTTAGGATCGTTTTCGACGATGAACCCTGTAATATTCTTATCATCTTCTATTCGAGCGAATACAATAAACAGGTTACAAAATCCGGCATTCGAAATCCACATTTTCTGCCCGGTAATGCTATAGTGCTTACCATCTTCGGATAAAACAGCTTTAGTTTTCCCAGAGTTCGCATCAGATCCCGCCCCGGGTTCTGTTAAGCAATAGGCACCGAACCATTCACCGGAAGCCAGTTTTGGCACATATTTGAGCTTTTGCTCTTCCGTACCGTACAGGGTAATTGGCATCGTTCCGATACCGGTGTGTGCCCCAAAGGCGGTACTGAACGAACCAGTAGCCCCAGAAATATAATCACAGACCAACATGGTAGAAACAAAACCCATTCCCATACCACCGTAAGCTTCTGGTACGGCGACGCTTAAAAGGCCCAACTCACCGGCTTTACGCATACACTCTTCGGTATAGGCATAATCTTTTTTCTCAAAACGTTCCCAATGGGCCCAAAGTTCACGATCAACAAATTCTTTGGTGCTCTCACGCATCATGCGTTGTTCTTCATTGAGGTCTTCTAAGGTGAAAATGTCTTCGCATTTAGTCTCCTTGACCAAGAATTGCCCTCCTCTCAAAAGGTTATCTTTTTGAATTGTTTCAGTACTCATGTTGTTGTTGTTAGTTTAAGTATTAAGAAAATCTGTAGGTAGCCTAGCTCCTATACGATCATTCAATTTTTGATAGTAAACAAGACTATTTCAAAAACTCGAAAATTCCAGCGGCACCTTGCCCGGTACCCACGCACATAGTAACAAGTCCATGCTTGCCTTGCATGTTGCGTTTTCGCATTTCATCGAACAGTTGAACAGAGAGCTTACCCCCTGTACAGCCGAGTGGATGGCCCAAAGCGATTGCACCGCCGTTTACGTTAACAATATCACCATTCAAGCCAAGTTCACGAATGACGGCTATTGATTGTGAAGCGAATGCTTCGTTCAATTCAATAAGTTCAACGTCGCTCTGCTTGAGACCGGCCTGATTCAATGCCTTTGGAACTGCCTTAACGGGGCCTATACCCATTATACGAGGCTCGACACCGGCAGCGGCATAACTGACCAATCTCGCTTCTGGTTCTAAGTTCAGTTCTTTGACCATTTCTTCACTCATCACCATAACAAATGCGGCACCATCACTTGTCTGCGATGAATTTCCTGCCGTTACACTTCCATTTGCCGCAAAAACGGGTCTTAATTTACCAAGCACTTCAAGGGAAGTATCGGCACGTGGCCCTTCATCTTTGGTGACCGTATATTTTTTTGTTTCTTTCTTACCTTCATTTACATAAGTCTGCTCAACTTCAATAGGTACAATTTGATCTTGAAACCTATCTTCCGCTTGTGCTTTCAAAGCTTTTTGATGTGAGTTGAACGCAAACTCATCTTGATCTGTTCGTGAAACTTTAAATTCTTGGGCTACAGCTTCAGCAGTGTTTCCCATTCCCCAATAATAATCTTCGTGACCCGATTTGACGAGGTCATAGTTCAATTCGGTCTTAAAACCTGTCATGGGAACGGAGCTCATACTTTCAACGCCTCCAGCGATAATACAATCGGCCATTCCTGATTGTATTTTGGCGGTAGCGATACCTATCGTCTCTAGTCCCGACGAACAAAAACGGTTTACGGTAACACCGGGAACATCCACAATATCTAGGCCCATAAGAGAAATTAACCTTCCCATATTAAGACCTTGTGATCCTTCGGGCATGGCATTACCTACAATAACATCATCAATTCTCTTTTTGTCAAAATCAGGTAATTTACCCATCAAATATTGAATGGTTTCTGCTGCAAGTTCATCTGCTCTCTTAAAGCGAAATCCTCCTTTACCCGATTTTCCAACTGCAGTTCTATATCCTTTTACTATATATGCTGTTCTCATTTTTTTAGTTTCTAAGTGGTTTTCCTGTTTTCAACATATGTTGTATCCTTTCCAACGTCTTTCTTTCTGTACATAGAGATAAAAATGCTTCTCGTTCTAAATCAAGAAGGTATTGTTCATCGACCATAGTCGGCTCTGACAAGTCACCACCTGCCATTACATAGGCAAGTTTATTGGCGATTTTCTTATCATGTTCGCTAATATAGTGGCTTGCCTCCATCGAGTCGGTACCGACTAAAAACATACCCAATGCTTGCTTGCCGAGCACTTTAATATCTTTTCGCTTCACTGGTTGGGTATAACCCGATTCTGCCATCAATTTAGCGTGTGCTTTCGCTGTGGCGATTTGCCGGTCTTTGTTTACTACCACAATATCTTTGCCTTTTTGAAGAATGCCCAAATCGTATGCTTCGTAGGCGGAAGTAGATACTTTTGCCATACCGATGGTCAAGAAATATTCTTGCAAAACGTTTAACTCAACATCGTTTTTCTTGAATGTATCTTGGGCACGAACTGCAAACTCTTTTGAGCCTCCACCACCAGGAATCACTCCTACACCAAATTCGACCAAGCCGATATAGGTCTCGGCAGCTGCCACAACTTTATCGGCATGTAAGGAAAGTTCACAGCCTCCACCTAGCGTCATCCCATGAGGAGCTGACACCGTCGGAATAGAAGAGTAGCGCATACGCATCATCGTATCTTGAAACATTTTGATAGCCATGTTCAATTCATCGTACTCTTGTTCAACGGCCATCATAAATATCATTCCGATATTCGCACCTACTGAAAAGTTGGCTGCCTGATTACCTACCACTAAGCCTTGGTAATCTTTTTCTGCCATGTCTAGGGCTTTGTTCAAGCCCGACAATACATCACCACCAATGGTGTTCATTTTAGACTGAAATTCAACATTTAAAATGCCGTCACCTAAATCTTCTACAACAACACCATTGTTTTTGAAAACCTCTTTCGATTCTCTAATATTGTCAAGAATAATGAATGCATCCTGACCAGGTACTTTTTGCATGGCCTTCTTCGAAATGTCGTAGAAATAAGTAGCACCATCTTTTACGGAATAAAATGAGTCGATGCCCGCTGCTTTCATTTCTTCGACCCACGCTGCAGCCGTTTGGTTTTCATTCTTTATAAATTCTAAGCCCTTATCGAGCCCAACGGCATCCCAAATTTGAAATGGGCCGTGTTCCCAGCCGAAACCGGCCTTCATGGCATCATCTATTTTGTAGAGTTCATCTGAAATTTCAGGAATTCTATGCGAGACATAAGCAAAAAGTTGACCAAAGCTCTTTCTGTAAAACTCTCCTGCCTTGTCTTTGCCACCTGTCAAAACGCTAAAACGGTCGATTACCTTATCTATCGTTTTAGTCAGCTCTAAAGTTGCAAACTTGGCACTTTTCTTTGACCGATAGTCCATAGTATTTAAATCCAAGGTCAGAATCTCGGTCTTTCCATCTTTACCTTTGGTTTTTTTGTAAAAGCCTTGGCCTGTTTTACTTCCCAACCATTTGTTTTCCATCATGGTATCGATAAAGTTGGGTAGTTTGAAAATTTCGTGGCGCTCGTCACTTTTACAATTTTCGTAAATTCCATTGGCTACATGCACCAAAGTGTCTAAACCAACAACATCTACGGTTCTAAAAGTGGCAGATTTTGGTCTGCCGATAACCGGCCCAGTTAGTTTGTCGACCTCTTCTACCGTCATGCCCATATCTTTTACCATATGAAAAAGACTCTGAATGCTGAAAATGCCAATTCGGTTTCCGATAAAAGCGGGAGTATCTTTGGCAACAACCGATGTCTTGCCTAAAAATTTCTCACCGTAACTATTTAAGAAGTCAAGAACCTCGGGAGATGTTTTAGGACCTGGAATAATCTCAAAGAGTTTTAAGTATCTCGCAGGGTTAAAGAAGTGTGTGCCACAGAAATGTTTCTGAAAATCATCACTTCGACCTTCAGACATAAACTTTATGGGTATACCTGACGTGTTAGATGTTATCAGTGTACCCGGAGTACGATGTTTTTCAAGGTTTTCAAAAACCTTCTTTTTAATATCTAATCGTTCGACTACTACTTCGATGATCCAGTCTACCTTTGATACCTTAGCGATATCATCTTCAAGATTGCCGGTTGTAATTCTCGACGCGAATTTTTGATGATAGATAGGCGAAGGCTTAGATTTCAGGGCCGCTGTTAAAGATTCGTTTACTAAGCGATTGCGAACCACTTTATCATCTAGGGTCAACCCTTTCTTCTTTTCTTTTTCGTTCAATTCTCTCGGAACGATATCTAGGAGAAGAACTTCGACTCCTATATTGGCAAAATGGCAGGCGATACCGCTTCCCATAATTCCGGATCCTATAACCGCTACTTTATTAATGTGCTTGTTCACTGTTCAATATTATTTATAGGTTAAGTGGTCAATTTGTTTTCTGACCGTTGATCGCATTATCACTGGTTTGAATGTTCTTTTCTGAAATCATTTCGTTTATCGAGCTCATTACAATAAAGAAACCCTCTAAATTTTCTTCGGAAACCTTTGAACGTATCGTCTCGTTAAAACGCAGTACCACATTCTTTGAATCTGTTCGTTTTTCAAGGCCGAAATCCGTCAGGTGAATTAAAACTCCGCGACCGTCATTTGGGTTGGGTCTTCTCTCGATTAAACCCTGCTCTTCCATTCTTTTCAAAATACGGGAGAGACTAGTGGCTTCCATACCCATTTTCGGGCCCAACGATGTTGAGGGTGTACCTGTTTTTGGGTCAATACTCAACAAGGTAAAACCGACCGCCATGGTAGAACCGAACTTTTTAGCCTCTTCGTTGTACATTCTAGCAACGGCCTGCCATGTAGCACGTAGTGCATAGTCAATCGTAATCTCTTTCATCGGTTGGAGTTAGGTATTCCAAATATAAGAAAAATTTATTATGCATGCATAATAAATAATCAAAAAAATGATTAGTTCATAGCACTGGTTTAATCTCTTTAGGCATTGAGAAGGTTAGTGTTAAAATCTGGTATGCAAATGGTTGGGCTCAATAGCTGTTATAATTTTTTATCTAGTAACCGTAGATATCGTTGTAAAGCTCGATATATTTTTCTTTCACAATCTTTCTTCTCAATTTCATGGTAGGGGTAAGGTGCCCGTCACTGATGCTCCAAATATCAGGAGTAAGTCTGAACTGTTTTACTTTTTCCCACTTGGCAAATTTTTCATTGGCCTCATCAACTTCTATTTGATATTGCTGCAATACTTTTTCGTTAAGTACGATATCAGAATTTTCAGGTATGGTAATATTCTGTTGTTTAGCCCATTCGTTCAAGTATTCAAAATCGGGCTGAATGATGGCAGCGGGCATTTTCTCACCTTCACCGACCACCATAATCTGCTCAATAAAGCGAGATTGTTTAAAACGGTTTTCCAATAGTTGGGGAGCAACATATTTACCACCCGAGGTTTTGAACATTTCCTTTTTACGATCTGTTATCTTCAGAAAACCATCTTGATCAATTTCGCCGATGTCGCCTGTATGAAAATAACCATCGATAAGAACTTCAGCAGTTTTTTCGGGGTCGTTATAGTAGCCCATCATTACTTGAGGACCTTTGATACAAATTTCTCCGTCTTCAGCAATTTTCACCTCAGTTCTATCTATCGGAATACCGACAGTACCGATTCTAAAACCTCCGTCACGCATATCGTTTACCGAAATCACCGGTGAGGTTTCGGTAAGTCCGTAGCCCTCCATAAGACCAAATTCCGCAGCATTAAAAATACGGGCCAATCGTGGTTGCAAGGCTGCACTGCCAGAAGCGATAAGGCTCAAGTTTCCGCCAAGACCTTCTTTCCATTTACTAAAAATAAGCTTACGGGCCAGGGCAAGCTTTTGCTCGTACCACCATCCGTTTTTTCCATAAGGTTCATACGCAAGACCTATGTCGATGGCCCAAAAGAACAGTTTCTTCTTTATACCGGAAAGCTCGCTACCTTTCGCTAAAATTTTGTCATATACTTTTTCAAGCAAGCGTGGAACAGCGGTCATCACATGTGGGCCGGTTTCCTTAAGGTTTTCACTGATTTTATCTAGAGATTCTGCATAGTAAATGGTCACCCCCCGAAATTGATATAGGTATATAAGCATGCGTTCATACACATGACATAAAGGAAGAAAACTAAGTGATTTTGTTTTTCCATCGAGAATAGGAAAGCGTTTAGAGCTCTCTAAAGCGTTGCTTACCAAATTTTCATGAGAAAGCATAACCCCTTTTGGTCTTCCGGTAGTACCTGAAGTATAGATTAAAGTGGCCAAATCAGATGCCTTGACATTATTTTTCAATGTCTCGACTTCTTTTTGATTTGATATGTCGGCCCCAAGGTCTAAAACTTCGCTCCAATTCTTGCATGAGGAAAGTTTGTCAAAAGAATAGACCTCTTTCAGATGTGGAACTTGATCTCTAATCGACATAACCTTATGGTAAACCTCTTCACATGAGACAAAACAATACTGCGCCCCAGAATGGTTGAGTACGTAAGCATAATCTTCTTCTGAAATTGTCGGGTATATAGGCACATTTTGCGCACCTAGTTGTAAGATTCCGATATCCATAACG
This window harbors:
- a CDS encoding long-chain acyl-CoA synthetase; the encoded protein is MTEITRLFDFPYYQLTKFNLEKSLVTKVNGNWVATSTQEYVDKANAISRALLRMGVKTNDKIAVISMTNRTEWNVMDIGILQLGAQNVPIYPTISEEDYAYVLNHSGAQYCFVSCEEVYHKVMSIRDQVPHLKEVYSFDKLSSCKNWSEVLDLGADISNQKEVETLKNNVKASDLATLIYTSGTTGRPKGVMLSHENLVSNALESSKRFPILDGKTKSLSFLPLCHVYERMLIYLYQFRGVTIYYAESLDKISENLKETGPHVMTAVPRLLEKVYDKILAKGSELSGIKKKLFFWAIDIGLAYEPYGKNGWWYEQKLALARKLIFSKWKEGLGGNLSLIASGSAALQPRLARIFNAAEFGLMEGYGLTETSPVISVNDMRDGGFRIGTVGIPIDRTEVKIAEDGEICIKGPQVMMGYYNDPEKTAEVLIDGYFHTGDIGEIDQDGFLKITDRKKEMFKTSGGKYVAPQLLENRFKQSRFIEQIMVVGEGEKMPAAIIQPDFEYLNEWAKQQNITIPENSDIVLNEKVLQQYQIEVDEANEKFAKWEKVKQFRLTPDIWSISDGHLTPTMKLRRKIVKEKYIELYNDIYGY